The following DNA comes from Streptomyces sp. Ag109_O5-10.
CGCCTGAACGCGGCAAGGCCCCTATTGGGACACGCCCTGTGGCTCGGTGGCAGGCAGCATCCCGCAACGGCAGCCGACAGGTCCGTGACTGGACACTTCGGTCATAGATCTCACGAGTCAGACCCCCGCCCGGGACGGCACTGCGCAACCGTCCCATCGATGCCGGTACAGCGGCGTGACTCGATCACTGCCGGATGACTTCGGCCGAACGGATGCTCAACCTGACTGAGCGGGCTGACAAAGCGTTGACTCTCGTCCACTCCTGACCGGTATTGGCAGGGAGACGTCACGCAAGGAGGTGGTGCTCACCGGCTGCGGAAGCTGCGGCTCCACCGGCGCCCAGCGCAACCTGCTCGGCTTCAAGGACGGCATCGCCAACCCCGACGTCGCCTCGTTCCGAGAAAGCAACCGTCCCATATGGGGAGGGGGCGGCGCCGACGAGCCCGCCTGGGACAGGGGCGGCAGCTGCCAGGTCATACGGATCATCCGCGTGCTCGTCGAGTTCTTGGACCTGTCTACCTCACCGAGCAGGAGAAGATGTTCGGCCGCCGCGAGGACACCGGCGCCCCGCTCGACAGCGTCAAGGAGACCGATGTCCCCAACTACGCCAAGGATTCGCACGGCAACCCGATCTCCCTCGACGCCCATATCCGCCTCGCCAACCCACGCACCGCCGCCACGGACGACTCCCGTATCCTGCGCCGCGGCTACAACTACGACCGCGGAATCGACGATGTCGGCAACCTCGGCATGGGCCTGGTCTTCTGCTGCGCCGGGCGGGAAGTGTGACGGCCGCCGCCCGGCGCCCCGATCACCTCACCCACTCGCACTCACGGTCATCTGGGCGCAGATCGTTTCGTGTCAGGGTCGGCTTCCCGAGTGGCGGCCCATGCGGAGAGCAGGCGCAGTCCTTCTTCGGAGGGTGAGCCGGGTTCGGCGGTGTAGATGGTGAGGGTGAGGCCGGGTTCTGCGGCCATCTCCAGGCCCTCGTAGGCGAGGGTGAGGTCGCCGACGGCGTGGTGGTGGAAGCGTTTGGTGCCGGTGCCGTGGTGGCGGACGTTGTGGGCGCCCCAGCGGGTGCGGAAGTCGTCGCTGCGGGTGGACAGCTCGCCGACGAGATCGTGGAGGTCCTTGTCGTGGGGGTTGCGGCCGGCTTCGGTGCGCAGGATGGCGACGGAGATGTCGGCGGCCTGGTCCCAGTCCGGGTAGAAGCGGCGCGAGGCGGGGTCGAGGAACTGGAACCGGGCCAGGTTCGCCTGGTTGCCGGCCGTGGCGTAGACGTCGGCGTAGAAGGCGCGGGCGAGCTGGTTGGTGGCGAGCAGGTCCATGCGGCCGTTGCGGACGAACGCGGGCCCCGCGGTGACGGCGTCCAGCACCCATTGCAGGCTGCGGTGCGACGTCCAGGCCCGGGTGGTGCGGCGGCGTGGCCGGGTGAGGGCGTCGGAGCCGTCGGCGGCCTGGGCGAGATTGAGCAGGTGGGCGCGTTCGGCGTCGTCGAGCTGGAGGGCGCGGGCGACGGCTTCGAGTACAGCGGGGGAGACGCCGGCGAGGTTGCCGCGCTCGAGCTTGGCGTAGTACTCCACGCTCACATCGGCCAGGGCGGCGACCTCGCTGCGGCGCAGTCCGGGAACCCGGCGGCGGATGCCGGATGGCAGGCCCGCCCGCTCGGGAGTGATCTTCGCGCGCCGCGAGGTGAGGAACTCGCGGACCTCCTCACGGTTGTCCATGCCTTCGACGGTACGTCCCGCCCGCCGCCGTAGGGGTGCACTGCCAGTACGCCCCTTGAGGGTGCCTCGCTCCGCGGCCCGGGAGCGGGTTACCTGGATGGCGTGGTGCTTCCGCCCGCTCCGTCCCGGCGGGACGAGGCGGGGAAAGCGCACCCGGTCCTGCACTCTGCGGCGGCCCCGGACATCCGGCGGCCGCACGCCATGGCACGCAAAGGAATCCCTCTCATGCGCGGCGCAGTGATCCACGCCCCCGGCGACGTCCGTTTCGAGACCCTGGACGACCCGAAGATCCTCCACTCGACCGACGCGATCATCCGTACGGCCGTGACCTGCGTATGCGGCTCCGACCTGTGGCCCTACCGCGGCGCGGAGCCGATCGGCGACCCGCATCCCATGGGACACGAGTACGTCGGCTTCGTCGAGGAGATCGGGTCCGAGGTCACCGCCGTCAAGCCGGGCCAGTTCGTCGTCGGCTCCTTCGCCACCTCGGACAACAGCTGCGCGAACTGCCGGAACGGCTTCCCGTCCAACTGCCTGCACCGCGAGTTCATGTCCACCTGCCAGGCCGACTACGTGCGCATCCCCAACGCCCAGGGCACCCTGGTCGCCACTGACGAGATCCCTGACGAGCGGTTCTGGCCGGGTCTGCTGGCCGTCTCCGACGTGATGGGCACCGGCTGGTGGGCCGCCGACGCCGCCGAGGTCGAGCCCGGCTCCACCGCCGTGGTCGTCGGCGACGGCGCGGTCGGGCTGTGCGCGGTGATCGCCGCCAAGGAGATGGGTGCCGAGCGCATCATCGTCATGAGCCGGCACGAGACGCGACAGAAGCTCGCCGAGGAGTTCGGCGCCACCGACATCGTCACCGAGCGCGGCGACGAGGGCGTGGCCCGGATCAAGGACATGACCGGTGGAATCGGCGCCGATGCGGTGCTGGAGTGTGTCGGCACCGCCCAGGCCATGCGGCAGGCCCTGCACTCGGCACGCCCCGGCGGCAACGTCGGCTTCGTTGGCGTCCCCCACGAGGTCGCCATCGACGGCCAGGAGCTGTTCTTCTCCCACGTCGGCCTGCGCGGTGGCCCCGCTCCGGTGCGCCGCTACCTGCCCGACCTGATCGACCGCATCCTGACCGGAGCGATCGACCCGGGCAAGGTCTTCGACCTCACCCTGCCTCTGGACCAGGTCGCCGAGGGCTACCGGGCCATGGACGAGCGCCGCGCCATCAAGGCACTCCTCAAGCCCTGACCCACCCACTCCGTCCTCCCGAACAGGAAGCAAGGAGCAAGCAACCGTGCAGATCACCCGCAGCTCGATCGACACCGTCAAGGGCCCCGCCGACTGGTTCACCGGCGACGTCTACATCGACCCCGTCGCCGCCGCACCCGAGCCCTCACGGGTCAGCGCCGCCCTGGTGCACTTCATGCCCGGCGCCCGCACCCACTGGCACCGCCACCCGCTCGGCCAGACCGTCTTCGTCACCGAGGGCATCGGCCTGTGCCAGCGCCGCGGCGGACCCATCGAGGTCATCCGGCCCGGCGACCGCGTCCTGTTCGAGGCCGACGAAGAGCACTGGCACGGCGCCGCGCCGAACCGGCTGATGGTCCACCTGGCCATCAACGAGAGCGACGCCGACCACGACGTCGTGCACTGGCTCACCCCCGTCACCGACGAGGAGTACGCCGCCGCACCGGCCACCAGCTGAACCTCGTACCGGGCCGTCGCATCCGACCGGCGCTCGCCTTCGGCACTGCCGCGCTCAGGATGCTGCGGCTGCTCACTCGCCCCAGCGGAGTTGGGAGGAACAGGCCCGTGCTTCGCGCCCTCCTCGCACTGTCCTGCTCGCCATCCTGGTCTGGCCCATGACGGCGTGCGACGATCCCCCGCCGCCTGCTGCGCCGTCCTCGCACCCGTCGACTTCCACGCGAGGCACATCGTCCGCACCGTCCGACAGGATCAACGCCATGCGCATTCGCCTGACGATCGACGGCCACAAGGCCGACGGCACCTTGAACGACAGCCCCGCCGGCCGCGACCTGGCCGGCCTGCTCCCGCTCACCCTCGCGCTGGAGGACTTCCACGGCACGGAGCGGATCGGCTACCCGCCACGCAAGCTCACCACCGACGGCGCCCCCCAGCCGTCCGCGGCGAAGGCCCGCGATCTGGCCTACTACGCGCCGTGGGGCAACCTGGCCGTCTTCTACCAGGACGGCCCGGCCCCCTCGGCCGACCTGCTGATCCTCGGCCACCTCGACGCCCCCGTCGAGCAGCTGGCAAGAGCCGAGCGGATCACCGTCGAGCCCGCCAGCTGAAGACCCTTTCCACCTGGCCATCCCTTCCACGACCACGGAAGTCGTCATGCCCCACACCGCTGCTCCTGCGCCGGGCAAGCCAGCCTCCCGGGGAGCCCTGCCGCTCCGGACCTGGCCGCCTCCGGCACCGGTTCACTGGGCGGGCACCGCGATCGGCGGCCGGCGCCCCATGACCGCGACGATCCCTGATCCTTCTGATGGCCCTGACCGGGTTCACGGTCAACCCGGTCGTCACCGCCCTCGCGGTCCGCTTCGCCGGGGACGCGCCCACCCTGACCTCGACGCCGACCACGTCCGCCTACAACGCCGGCTCAGCCCCGGCAGGCCAGGCCCTCGCCCCTCCCTCGGCGTGACCGGCCCCGCGCTGGTCGGGGCGCCCTTAACGGGCCATACCTCGCTACCGCTGATCGCGCCGGTCACCGACGCGAAGCCCGGAGCGAACCGGATCGTCGCACGGAGCACCCCCGACACTCGGCCCCCCGCACCACGGCAGGCCGCCGAAAGGACATCGACGCGATCCTGAATCCGCCCGGCCCAACACTCGCTTCGTCCAGCAGGAGGAACCCCGTGAACCCCACCTACGACTTCACCGGCCAGGTCGCCTTCATCACCGGCGCCGGCTCCGGCATGGGCCTGGCCACCGCCCGCGCCTTCGCCGCCTCCGGCGCCGCCGTCGCCCTCGCCGACATCGACGAGACGGCCGTGAACGCGGCGGCGAAGGACCTCACCGACGCGGGCCACCAGGCCCTCGCCCTGGTCTGCGACGTCAGCGACGAGGACCAGGTCGCCGCTGCCGTCGACCGCACCGTGGCCACCTTCGGCCGCCTCGACATGGCCTACAACAACGCCGGCATCCAGATCCCGCCCACCGACGCCGCCGACGAGTCCCTCGAGCAGTTCGAGAAGGTCCACGCCATCAACCTGCGCGGCGTCTGGGCGTCCATGAAGCACGAACTGCGCCACATGCGCGCGCAGGGCGGCGGCGCCATCGTCAACTGCTCCTCCCTCGGCGGCCTGGTCGGCATCCCCGGCCGCGCCTCCTACCACTCCACCAAGCACGGCGTGATCGGCCTGACCACAAGCGCCGCCCTCGAATACGCGCCCCGCGGCATCCGTATCAACGCCATCTGCCCCGGCACCATCGACACCCCCATGGTCAGCGACATGATCGCCAGGGGAGAACTCGACCGCGCCCAGGCCGAAGCCAACCAACCGATCAACCGGCTCGGCACCGCCGACGAGATGGCCCAGGCCGTCCTGTGGCTGTGCAGCCCCGGCGCGGGCTTCGTCGTCGGCGTCGCGCTCCCCGTCGACGGCGGCTACACCGCCCGCTGACAGCCCATGGGCCCACCGTGAGCAGCGGCCGCCATCAGCGGCGCCGGAACCCGGCCGCTTTTCCTTCAACTCCCGCAAGGACAGCCTGCGGGGGTTCGCCTTTCACCTGGCATGACCTGCGCGACCAGCCGGGTGATGCCCTGCCAGAACACGCGTCAAGTGAACGTCATGACCTCCAGCCCATCCCCCTCCTCGGGTGGAACAGACCACCATGCCCGGCCAGCGCATGCGGTCGTAAAGCTGCCGCTGCACATGGCCTGATCCGGGATGACCCGTACGACCTGAGCAACCTCGCCGGCGCGTGGACCTGTACCGCACCGCCCTGCACAGTGCCTGCACGACGACCGCGCCACCTCAACCGGAACCACTCCCCCAGATGTGGCCCGTGCTGCGCGAACTCGTCGGTCGCACCATCCGCACCGTGCGGGAAGACGCCTTCGCAGGCGGCTCCTGGCGGATGTGACTGCCCCTTGGCTCGCCATATCGCCTGGTCCACACCGGCGAGTACGCAGTGAGGAAGCACCACCTCGTGAGCCGTCCCCGCCAGCACGTCGAGGAGGGCGGACTCGTTCGCCTGGTTCGCCCAGCACGGGAACGCCTGCGACCCGGGCAATGCCGCCCTGGCCGGCTTTCCCCCTCGCGGTCCCGCGTGCCTGGCGTTCGACGTGGCGCCGCGGGTCAGTCGGGCAGGGGCTCGGCGTAGTGGCGGCAGCCGTGGCGCTTGAGGTATGTCGTACAGGCGGTGTTCCAGCGCCTCAGGGCTGCTGTGCTCAGCGTCGGGGCGGATGGCTCCCGGGATGATCAACTGGGTGGTGTGAATGTTCTCCGAGGCGAGGGCGTCGTGCAGCATGCGGGCGTAGGCGCTCTCGGCGGCGAAGGCGATCGAGGTGCCGGCGCGGTCCGGGTGGGGGCGTGCGGCGCTGCCGCCGTTGAACAGAAGGGTGCCGCCGCCGAGTCGCGCATGCCGAGCAGGACGGTATGCACGCGGGGACGGGGCCCTTGACGGAGAAGCGAGGGGCGCGTCGAGGTCGTCGGCAGTCCTGCCGACGACCGGCTTCGTGAAGTCTGCGCGGGGTACCAGGCTGTACTGCAGGATTTCGATGGACCCCAGGGGTGGCTGCCGCCGCGTACAGGGCCGCGTCCAGGGACTCGATGTCGAGGACGTCGCGGTGAAGATGCCGTCGCCGGCCAGCTCGGCGGTCAGCCCGTCCAGCTTCCCGGCGCTGAGGGAGGTGAGGGCGAGGGGGTGTCCGGCGGTTCCGAAGCGGCGGTCGGTGGCGAGCCCCAGGCCGGCGCCGACGAGGGCGAAGGTCGTCATGGTGAGTCCTTGTCGATGGAGGGGCTTCGCTCGGGCTTGGGAAGGACCTTGCCTGCACGGCGCTCGGATCGCCGCGCGCACTGCTCTATGCCGAGCCCCACATGCCAGGGCAGGAGCGAAATGCGGAGACAGGCATCCAGGGAGGGAGACATCCCGGGTGGAAACCCTCCCTCCTTCCTCTGATGCGTTCGGTGTCACGCTGAGCGGCATGACCGGCAATGTTCCCCTACAACGAGCTGGGAGAATTTCTCAAGAAACGTCGCGCCGAGCTGAGCACGCGCACTGTGGGCCTGCCCGACAACGGCGGCCCCCGCCGGGTCGCCGGGCTGCGCCGCGAAGAGGTCGCCCAGCACGCCAGCATCAGCACCGGCTACTACACGCATCTCGAACAGGGCCGTATGCAGGCGTCCGCGCCCGTGCTGGACGCGCTCGCCCGGGTGCTCCGTCTCGACGACGAACGGGGCTTTCTCTTCCAGCTCGTCGGCAAGACCACCACCCACACCGGCAGGAGGCGGCGGCAGAAGATCCAGCCGCAGTTGCAGCGCGTGCTGGACGGCGGGCGCGCGGGGTCAAACCCCGGGCACCGTGCCCGCCGGCTGCTCTTCCACGCGTTCCCGCGCGGCACCGTAGGACCGGGAGATGCCGCTGCCCAACGCATGGACACCGGCCACATCACGGGCCGCCATCCCGGCGATCTTCTCGACCACACCCTCGGCGATGGTGGTTTGACCCCGCGCGCCCGGGTCGCCGCGCTTCACGCCGGCGTTCTTCCTGGTCCCCTCGCCCATGGACTCTGCTCCGGATGCCTCGGGGCGGTTCTGCTGTCCGCTCTCGGTCATGGCCGGTCGTCCCTTTCCCAGAAGAGGTGACAGCCGCCCGCTTTTCCACCTCAGGTCCGTTTGGCTGGCACTGCTCCAGGGATACGGCAGACGTGGGACCGCCCCACCGAACAGGTGGCATGAGCAGCCGCAACAGGGTGGTTCCGGCAGTCTGGGCACAGCAGGTCAGTGGAAGAACGCGGTAAGAGAAGGGGTGAGAACCGATGACGGATGACGGATGGCCCCAGGCCGTACGGCAGCAACTCGGCCTGGGCCGACTACTGCCGCTCGGCGGGCCGGAGGACGGGTCCTGGATCACCGAACGAGCCGCTGGCGGGGTACTGAGCCGCGCAGCCTCCGGAGTATCCGGGATTCGGCCGGGCACGCTGCGGATTCGCCTGGCCGACCCGGAAGCAGCGCCGGAGCCAAGTGTCCCGGCGCCCCGGACTGCACTGCCGCCCGGACCGCTGCGGATCGAGGCGGATTTCTCGGCGCAGGCGCGGCAGCCCCTGCCCCAGGTCGCGGAGCAGCTGCGGCATACGCTGTTCGCAGCGGCTGTTGAACGTCTCGGGCTGGTAGTGGCCGAGGTCAATCTGCATGTGACGGACCTGCTGGAGGTGCCGCGGTCGGCGCAGCAGCCGACCGCGGCCGAAGCCTGCGAAAGTGCAGCGGGAGAAACCAGTGCCTCGCACGTCGCGGTCACTAAGCCCGAGCACCCGTCGCCCGGGCCGGTGCCTGTGCGGGACCCGGCAGCGGAGCTGGCCACCGTTGTCATGGCTGTCCCCGGTGTGACCCGCCTCGCCCCCGTTCCAGGAGTGCCCGGGCCCGTGGCCAGGGGAGGTCTTGCGTGCCCCGTCCGGATCGAGGACAGCGACGAGCCCCCAGGCAGACACCTCCAGATCCATCTGGCGGTCGCCGAGACTCATCGCGCCCTTGATGTCTCCCTCGCCGTCCGGGCGGCGGTGGCCGCGGCAGCGGAAGGGGACGCCCCCGGTCCGGTGACCGTCGCCGTCCTGGTGACAGCGGTGGAGCCGGGTCAGGCCGTGCCGACATGATCTACAGGATGAACACGGAAACCGCGTCTCAACCGGCACCACACCCCTCCCAATCACGTGGGCAAGGATCCGGACGTCGAAGTGGGCGCGTTGGGGTGGAGACAGGCCCAGGCCGTCGAACGCGAAGGCTTCGCACTTTTGTGACGAAACGTCAGGCAAGGCTTTTACCCGATGCCGTTGCTGGAGGGCTTCGCGCTGAAGGTCGCCAGCATCATGGGCCTCAAGCGGCAGCCAGCACGTGGGGGCTGTCGAGGGAGCGCTGCTCGCCGCGCACCTGATCGGTTACGCGGACCTGCTGTCATCGGCGATGCCGGTGGGTGTCGCCGCGGTCTTCGCGCTGCTGCATCACGCGCTGTTCGGGCTGCACCTGGGCTGCTCCTTCGCGCCGAACCACAAGGGTATGCCGATGCCTGAGGCGGACGGCGAACGGCGGGGGCATCTACGCTGCCAGGTGCTGACCTCGCGCAATGTGCGGGGCGGACGGGTGACCGACTGGTCCCTGGGCGGTCTGAACTACCTGGTGGAGCATCACCTCTTTCCGAGCATGCCGCGCCACAGCCTGCGCCTGACCCGGCCTGTGGTGCGCGAGCGCTGCCACCGACGCGGCGTGCCGTACACCGAGGCGGGCCTGATCGACTCCAATGTCCGCGCTGCGGCATACGCACGCGGTCGGCGCTCCGCTGCGGGCAACTCGATAAGCGACGGCCGACTGCGCCACGGCGTGGCCTTTTGCGCAGTCGGCCGGCGGAGGGTCAGGTGCTGAGCAGGCGGTCGAAGAAGGACCGGTACTGCTGCAGGGCTTTGCGCAGGTCCTCGGTGGCGACCTCCTCGCCGCGGTGCCATTGACCTTCCAACCCGTGCTTGTGGTCGGCGAATGTGGTGGCGAGCAGCTGCATCACCTCGGCGACGAGCGCGTCTGCCGCACGCACCGACTGCTGCGGGTCATCGACGAATCCCTGCTGGATCTCCTGCCACCTGGTCCGGAGGTCCTCTGTCTCCTGGGGTCCGAGAAGCGGGGCGGTATCGGGCTTCTGCGCGGACGCGTCGTGTCCGCCGGCTGCGGCGTCCGGCTCCCCTTCGGCCGCGTCCGTGATTCTGGTCCTGGGCGCAGCCCGGTCGGCTGCGGGGGCTGCCGTCAGGTCATCGTCGGGGGGTTGTTGCGGTGCATCTGTCCGGGGCCGGGCGATGTCCTCGGTGGACAGACCCTCTTGGCCGGGCTCGGCATACTCGTCGCGCCCGAATGGTCCTTCTCTCTGCATGTCCCTTCACCTCCATGCGGTGGTCACGCTCCCGGCTGCTGGGCACTATCGGCGTTCCTTGTCCGACGAAGCGGTGCCGCCGTCGTGCAGCAGTTCCTCGAACAACGCCCGGTAGTGGACCATCGCGCTCCGCAGTTCTTCGGTTGACGTGCCCCTGCTGCCGGCGCGCTCGTTGATCTCGTGGGCGATGCGGTAGTGCTGCAGCGTTTGGGCGTGTTCGACCGAGAGATCCCGCTCTTGTTGCTCGTAACCCTCGGTCGGGTAGCCCCGCTCGCTCATGAGCGTGGTCACGAGCCGGTCCGCCTCGCCCACGGCCTGGTCGGGACGGTCGACGAAGTGTTCCTGCACGCTGGTCCAGTCCCGGGCGTACCGGTCCCGCACCGTCGAGGGCAGTGGCCTGATCTCCAGCGTTTCATGCCGCTCCTCCCTCGCCCTCAGGTCGCGGTCGGCCGCGCCACGGCTGTGCTTCGCCTGGACCGTGCGCTCGTATTCCGGCCCGAAACGTTCCCGCAGCCGCTGGCGCCGGATCGTGGTCCGCAGGACCAGCGCGACCACGGCCAGGATGACCACGACAGCCACGATGATGACGATGGTCGACATCGCATCCTCCACTCCTTACAGCCCACGACCGGCAGCCATGTTTCAGAAACGACTGAGCCGCATGCAGCTCGGCGCGCCCCGCACGACAGGCTTCAACGGCCACCGGTGACGTACTGCCCAGGCACGCGGTGCGCCGCACTCTCATCGGGACTTCCCCACACGATCTTGATCTCACGGGTGAGCACGCAACGACGCGTGCCACACACGGCCGTCGTTACATCGCCGGCCATCGGCTCTACACGCGCGGGACTTCATCGCCGTGCGGGTGTCGAGGCCCTCTACCAGTAGTGCCGTCGCCCGCGGACCCCATGCCCAACAGCGCCCAGGAGCAACAAGATCAGTCCAATGACGAGCAGGATGATCCCGATGGTCCACAGAATGGCGATCTTGGCCAGGAACCCGATGACGAGCAGAATGACTCCCAGGGCGATCACGGTGTCCTCCGATCTCGCACAATGCTCTCCCTCCCACTGTGGCGCTCACCTGCCCCTCACGGCAACCGCTTCCAAATCCCGCTGACCTCCTGATGTTTCAGGCCGTCCGGGCGAGATGCCTTCGCTGTGTCGGTCGCCGGTCTCCGGGGTGGAACCGGGTGGATGGGTGGGGTGTTCTTGGCCGGAGGCCGGGGTGCAAGCTGATCACGGGGATCGAAATCATTCCCGTTTTGTCGTGATCGCCAAGGTCGCGGCGGAGCCGTCGGGCCGGGCGGTCCGCAGCGGCGTTCGCCGAGACCATGTGGCATTTTGGAATGCCATCCGAGGAGGTGCTGACCGGCAGTGGGGAGCAGTGCGCTGGCCGGTTCACCAGGCTCGCCCCGGCTGGGGTGCTCTTCGAGCGGCAATACCGCGCTGACTCACCAAGCCCTCGCTCGCCTACGGCCACCTGGAAGATCGA
Coding sequences within:
- a CDS encoding glucose 1-dehydrogenase, whose protein sequence is MNPTYDFTGQVAFITGAGSGMGLATARAFAASGAAVALADIDETAVNAAAKDLTDAGHQALALVCDVSDEDQVAAAVDRTVATFGRLDMAYNNAGIQIPPTDAADESLEQFEKVHAINLRGVWASMKHELRHMRAQGGGAIVNCSSLGGLVGIPGRASYHSTKHGVIGLTTSAALEYAPRGIRINAICPGTIDTPMVSDMIARGELDRAQAEANQPINRLGTADEMAQAVLWLCSPGAGFVVGVALPVDGGYTAR
- a CDS encoding zinc-dependent alcohol dehydrogenase family protein, whose translation is MRGAVIHAPGDVRFETLDDPKILHSTDAIIRTAVTCVCGSDLWPYRGAEPIGDPHPMGHEYVGFVEEIGSEVTAVKPGQFVVGSFATSDNSCANCRNGFPSNCLHREFMSTCQADYVRIPNAQGTLVATDEIPDERFWPGLLAVSDVMGTGWWAADAAEVEPGSTAVVVGDGAVGLCAVIAAKEMGAERIIVMSRHETRQKLAEEFGATDIVTERGDEGVARIKDMTGGIGADAVLECVGTAQAMRQALHSARPGGNVGFVGVPHEVAIDGQELFFSHVGLRGGPAPVRRYLPDLIDRILTGAIDPGKVFDLTLPLDQVAEGYRAMDERRAIKALLKP
- a CDS encoding cyclophilin-like fold protein, with the translated sequence MRIRLTIDGHKADGTLNDSPAGRDLAGLLPLTLALEDFHGTERIGYPPRKLTTDGAPQPSAAKARDLAYYAPWGNLAVFYQDGPAPSADLLILGHLDAPVEQLARAERITVEPAS
- a CDS encoding helix-turn-helix transcriptional regulator; protein product: MDNREEVREFLTSRRAKITPERAGLPSGIRRRVPGLRRSEVAALADVSVEYYAKLERGNLAGVSPAVLEAVARALQLDDAERAHLLNLAQAADGSDALTRPRRRTTRAWTSHRSLQWVLDAVTAGPAFVRNGRMDLLATNQLARAFYADVYATAGNQANLARFQFLDPASRRFYPDWDQAADISVAILRTEAGRNPHDKDLHDLVGELSTRSDDFRTRWGAHNVRHHGTGTKRFHHHAVGDLTLAYEGLEMAAEPGLTLTIYTAEPGSPSEEGLRLLSAWAATREADPDTKRSAPR
- a CDS encoding DUF6131 family protein, yielding MIALGVILLVIGFLAKIAILWTIGIILLVIGLILLLLGAVGHGVRGRRHYW
- a CDS encoding cupin domain-containing protein — encoded protein: MQITRSSIDTVKGPADWFTGDVYIDPVAAAPEPSRVSAALVHFMPGARTHWHRHPLGQTVFVTEGIGLCQRRGGPIEVIRPGDRVLFEADEEHWHGAAPNRLMVHLAINESDADHDVVHWLTPVTDEEYAAAPATS